One window of Dechloromonas sp. ZY10 genomic DNA carries:
- a CDS encoding NCS2 family permease, producing MLERFFQLQAHGTTVRTEILAGLTTFLTMAYIVFVNPDILSAAGMPRDAVFVATCLAAAIGTAIMGLYANYPVALAPAMGLNAYFAFTVVQGMGYTWQAALGAVLISGILFILLSLFKVREWIVNAIPTSLKYSISAGIGLFLAIIGLKNAGLITAHPATLLTLGDIRSPGPLLAAAGFMLIAALEYRKVPGAIIIAILSVTGASVALGLVEFKGIVATPPSLAPTFMQLDLAGALNAGLLAVVLTFFMVELFDASGTLVGVCHRAGLLDKDGKLPRLKKALLADSVAISAGAVLGTSSTTAYIESAAGTAAGGRTGLTALVVALLFLCCIVFAPLAGTVPAYATAPALCYVAILMSRGLAEIEWDDLTEATPAVVTAITIPFTFSIAHGISFGFISYVAIKVLAGHARDVSPTVAIIAAAFVAKFALL from the coding sequence ATGCTCGAACGGTTTTTCCAGCTGCAGGCCCACGGCACCACGGTCCGTACCGAAATCCTCGCCGGCCTGACCACCTTCCTGACGATGGCCTACATCGTCTTCGTCAACCCGGACATCCTCTCGGCCGCCGGCATGCCGCGCGACGCCGTGTTCGTCGCCACCTGTCTCGCTGCCGCGATCGGCACCGCGATCATGGGACTCTATGCCAACTACCCGGTGGCGCTGGCGCCGGCAATGGGACTCAACGCCTACTTCGCGTTCACCGTCGTCCAGGGCATGGGCTACACCTGGCAGGCCGCCCTCGGCGCAGTACTGATTTCCGGCATCCTGTTCATCCTGCTCAGCCTGTTCAAGGTCCGCGAGTGGATCGTCAACGCCATTCCGACCTCGCTCAAATATTCGATTTCGGCCGGCATCGGCCTCTTCCTGGCGATCATCGGGCTCAAGAACGCCGGCCTGATCACCGCCCACCCGGCCACCCTGCTCACCCTCGGCGATATCCGCAGCCCGGGCCCGCTGCTCGCTGCCGCCGGCTTCATGCTGATCGCCGCGCTGGAGTACCGCAAGGTGCCGGGCGCGATCATCATCGCCATTCTGTCGGTGACCGGCGCCTCGGTCGCACTCGGCCTGGTTGAATTCAAGGGCATCGTCGCCACCCCGCCGTCGCTGGCGCCGACCTTCATGCAGCTGGATCTGGCCGGCGCCTTGAATGCCGGGCTGCTGGCGGTGGTGCTGACCTTCTTCATGGTCGAACTCTTCGACGCCTCCGGCACCTTGGTCGGTGTCTGCCACCGCGCCGGGCTGCTCGATAAGGACGGCAAGCTGCCGCGCCTGAAAAAAGCCCTGCTCGCCGACTCGGTCGCGATCAGCGCCGGTGCCGTGCTCGGCACCTCGTCGACCACCGCCTACATCGAATCGGCAGCCGGCACCGCCGCCGGCGGCCGCACCGGCCTGACCGCACTGGTGGTGGCCCTGCTCTTCCTCTGCTGCATCGTCTTCGCCCCGCTCGCCGGCACCGTCCCGGCCTACGCCACGGCGCCAGCGCTGTGCTACGTCGCGATCCTGATGTCGCGCGGCCTAGCCGAAATCGAATGGGACGACCTGACCGAAGCCACGCCGGCTGTCGTCACCGCCATCACCATCCCGTTCACTTTCTCGATCGCGCACGGGATTTCCTTCGGCTTCATTTCCTACGTCGCGATCAAGGTGCTGGCCGGCCACGCCCGCGATGTATCGCCTACCGTCGCGATCATTGCTGCCGCCTTCGTCGCCAAATTTGCCCTGCTCTGA
- a CDS encoding 1,4-dihydroxy-2-naphthoate polyprenyltransferase: MTPLHAWLLACRPKTLPVSLSPVLVGSALAWQQQGALLWLPLLAAALGAAFIQIGTNLFNDVGDFLRGTDTPERIGPRRATAEGWLSPKAVARGAWLCFALAFACGIYLVWHGGWPIVAIGLASLAAGWAYTGGPKPIAYGPLGEVFVLLFFGLVAVGGSYYLQTLSLTPLALLLALPVGLLAAAVISVNNYRDRDGDAKNGKNTLAVRIGRPAMQRIYALQLLAAYLCLAPLAWHLGPTLLLPLLSAPLARRLAQRFARETPGPVFNAILAQTAALQLLFSLLLTAGLLLAGH; the protein is encoded by the coding sequence ATGACACCCTTGCACGCTTGGCTGCTCGCCTGCCGCCCGAAAACCCTGCCGGTCTCGCTGTCGCCGGTGCTGGTCGGCAGCGCGCTGGCCTGGCAACAGCAGGGCGCCTTGCTGTGGCTACCGCTGCTGGCGGCCGCGCTCGGTGCCGCCTTCATCCAGATCGGGACCAATCTGTTCAACGACGTCGGCGATTTCCTGCGCGGCACCGATACGCCGGAGCGGATCGGCCCCCGCCGCGCCACCGCCGAAGGCTGGCTGAGTCCGAAGGCGGTCGCCCGTGGCGCCTGGCTGTGCTTTGCACTGGCTTTCGCCTGCGGCATCTATCTGGTCTGGCACGGCGGCTGGCCCATCGTTGCCATCGGTCTGGCCTCGCTGGCCGCCGGCTGGGCCTATACCGGCGGCCCAAAGCCGATTGCCTACGGCCCGCTCGGCGAGGTCTTCGTGCTGCTTTTCTTTGGCCTGGTCGCGGTCGGCGGCAGCTATTACCTGCAAACCCTGAGCCTGACGCCGCTGGCCTTGCTGCTGGCGCTGCCGGTCGGCCTGCTGGCGGCGGCGGTGATCAGCGTCAACAATTACCGCGACCGCGACGGCGACGCGAAAAACGGCAAGAACACGCTGGCGGTCCGGATCGGCCGCCCGGCGATGCAACGGATCTACGCGCTGCAACTGCTCGCCGCTTACCTCTGCCTGGCGCCGCTGGCCTGGCACCTCGGCCCGACGCTGCTGCTGCCACTGCTCTCGGCGCCGCTGGCCCGGCGCCTGGCGCAGCGCTTCGCGCGCGAAACGCCGGGGCCGGTATTCAACGCCATCCTGGCCCAGACGGCCGCCCTGCAACTGCTGTTCTCGCTGCTGCTGACCGCCGGGCTGCTGCTTGCCGGCCACTGA